From one Gossypium hirsutum isolate 1008001.06 chromosome D08, Gossypium_hirsutum_v2.1, whole genome shotgun sequence genomic stretch:
- the LOC107937441 gene encoding uncharacterized protein, producing METAENGGDNDKILINSHWYWAIASVSQLGWAVSSYRRGYTGDHRFMPLKAFAVASLFLGASASASVAFLKASGIHKVEDLMGVAASIRSGLGIRPRTGDK from the exons ATGGAGACGGCGGAGAACGGCGGCGATAATGATAAAATCCTCATAAACAGCCACTGGTATTGGGCCATAGCAAGTGTATCCCAGTTGGGTTGGGCAGTATCTTCTTATCGGAGAGGTTATACCGGCGACCATCGTTTCATGCCCTTAAAAGCCTTTGCCGTAGCTTCTCTGTTCCTTGGCGCCTCCGCCTCTGCATCCGTCGCTTTCCTAAAAGCCTCCGGCATTCACAAA GTCGAAGATCTGATGGGTGTGGCTGCAAGTATAAGAAGTGGACTTGGAATTCGGCCGAGGACAGGCGACAAATGA